In Arachis stenosperma cultivar V10309 chromosome 1, arast.V10309.gnm1.PFL2, whole genome shotgun sequence, one DNA window encodes the following:
- the LOC130933756 gene encoding uncharacterized protein LOC130933756 → MASEESFLVLVHYRGSIKRKTRSGVKFTDKDPLCIIVTPTTTYDALVSSVLEKLGLEGVKRVKKFFYRIPTAVLHDTVKFDCFTIGSDEDLQVMFLSRRQFPEVRTPELLAKLVDVVSSSGGSNRNANTIAAVAGSSSRPAVASSSAPVYEPPMLPIASPSFAVDLSGNVGDEVRYGEHIPTEVHCPTPAGVGDGLFDDPDDDDVEPDMIADESGDDVGTTVPTRTTGGSSSGTQQYPPHFSSLDLDAMRQDENALQPSGFGARETEGSAGMNEFQVGQQFQDKDEALLSVKTYSIRRGVQYKVVESDYRRYVGKCSEFGNGCTWLIRLSLRQRKGIWEVKRYNGPHTCLASSISSDHRSLDYHVISTFIMPMVRADAAVNIKVLQNATAAHFGFRPTYRRVWMAKQKAVAVIYGDWDESYNELPRWVLGVQLTMPSTVAVLRTCPVRVGEQVDESQVYFHRLFWTFPPCIQAFRHCKPLVSIDGTHLYGKYGGTLLVAIAQDGNSNILHVAFALVEGENAESWSFFLSHLREHVTPQPGLLVISDRHNGIKAALEAPEGGWLPPAAYRVFCIRHVAANFALTFKGKDARRLLVNAAYAKTEVEFDYWFDILRSENPAMCDWANRIEYSLWTQYCDEGRRFGHMTTNISECVNSILKGVRNLPVCSLVKATYGRLAELFVRKGREAEAQMGTGQQFSQYLVKCIEANLRTARHFTVTVYDRDNSEYTVAETTPTGSFSLGTYRVSLGSKTCDCGYFQALHFPCSHALACCAYSRLTWQPYVHEVYRLSSIFGIYQMGFTPPIPEGFWPPYAGPTVIPDPSMRRAREGRPRSTRIRTNMDEPDPNRPKRCGLRRQPGHTRRSCPQAASPSGTAGNQ, encoded by the coding sequence atggctagtgaggagagtttCCTAGTTCTGGTACATTACAGAGGGTCGATTAAGAGAAAAACTCGGTCCGGCGTGAAGTTCACTGATAAGGATCCCCTATGTATTATCGTGACGCCAACAACCACCTACGATGCTCTTGTTAGCTCTGTGCTGGAGAAGCTTGGTCTTGAAGGAGTTAAAAGGGTCAAGAAGTTTTTCTACCGCATTCCAACAGCGGTGCTCCATGACACCGTGAAGTTTGATTGTTTCACAATCGGTAGTGACGAGGACTTGCAGGTTATGTTTCTTTCTCGTAGGCAGTTTCCCGAGGTAAGGACACCAGAGCTGTTGGCAAAGTTGGTTGATGTGGTATCTAGCTCGGGTGGTTCGAACCGGAATGCCAATACTATAGCCGCGGTTGCCGGCTCGAGCTCGAGACCTGCTGTTGCTTCATCCTCTGCTCCTGTGTATGAGCCACCGATGCTGCCTATTGCGTCCCCTTCGTTTGCCGTTGATCTGAGCGGCAATGTTGGAGACGAGGTTCGGTATGGGGAACATATTCCCACCGAGGTACATTGTCCCACACCGGCTGGTGTTGGTGATGGTTTGTTTGATGATCCAGATGACGATGACGTGGAGCCGGATATGATCGCTGATGAAAGCGGCGATGATGTTGGAACTACTGTTCCGACAAGGACTACAGGTGGATCTAGTTCTGGCACACAGCAGTATCCACCCCATTTTTCCTCATTGGACCTGGATGCCATGCGGCAGGACGAAAATGCTCTGCAGCCCTCAGGATTTGGCGCTAGAGAGACCGAGGGGTCTGCCGGTATGAACGAGTTCCAAGTTGGCCAACAATTTCAGGATAAAGATGAGGCGTTGTTGAGTGTGAAGACGTACAGTATCCGCCGAGGGGTCCAGTACAAGGTCGTTGAGTCTGACTACCGCAGGTATGTGGGAAAGTGTTCTGAGTTTGGGAATGGGTGCACATGGCTAATTCGGTTGAGTCTCCGACAGCGGAAGGGTATCTGGGAAGTGAAGCGATACAACGGACCGCATACATGTCTTGCCAGCTCCATCTCCAGCGATCATAGGAGTCTGGACTACCATGTCATATCCACCTTCATTATGCCGATGGTTAGGGCTGATGCAGCTGTGAACATCAAGGTGCTTCAAAATGCCACGGCCGCACACTTTGGGTTCAGGCCTACGTACAGGAGGGTATGGATGGCGAAGCAGAAGGCCGTTGCCGTCATATATGGGGACTGGGACGAGTCGTACAATGAGCTCCCTAGGTGGGTTTTAGGAGTTCAGCTGACGATGCCTAGCACTGTAGCCGTCCTCAGGACTTGCCCTGTTCGAGTTGGGGAACAGGTCGACGAGTCTCAGGTTTATTTTCATAGGCTGTTCTGGACTTTCCCCCCTTGTATCCAGGCATTCCGTCATTGCAAGCCTTTGGTGAGTATTGATGGCACCCATCTATATGGGAAGTATGGGGGAACACTGCTAGTCGCCATTGCACAGGACGGAAACTCGAACATCCTCCACGTGGCATTTGCACTAGTTGAGGGTGAGAATGCTGAGTCAtggtctttctttctttcccacCTCCGTGAGCACGTGACACCTCAGCCGGGTCTGTTAGttatttcagataggcataacGGCATCAAGGCAGCCCTCGAGGCTCCGGAAGGGGGATGGCTACCCCCTGCTGCGTACCGAGTGTTCTGCATTCGACACGTTGCAGCGAACTTTGCCTTGACGTTCAAGGGAAAAGATGCCCGGAGGCTTCTTGTTAACGCCGCATATGCCAAGACCGAGGTGGAGTTCGACTACTGGTTTGACATTCTGCGCTCTGAGAATCCGGCAATGTGTGACTGGGCGAACCGAATCGAGTATTCGTTGTGGACACAGTACTGTGATGAGGGTCGGAGATTCGGGCACATGACGACCAATATTTCGGAATGTGTCAACTCAATCCTGAAGGGGGTTAGAAACCTCCCTGTTTGCTCGCTGGTGAAGGCCACATACGGAAGGCTAGCTGAGCTATTTGTCCGTAAGGGTAGGGAGGCCGAGGCTCAGATGGGTACTGGACAACAATTCAGTCAATACCTAGTAAAGTGTATCGAGGCCAACCTGAGGACAGCCAGGCACTTCACGGTGACTGTTTACGACAGGGATAACTCGGAGTACACCGTTGCTGAGACGACTCCGACAGGTTCATTCTCTCTTGGTACGTACAGGGTCTCATTAGGGTCTAAGACTTGTGATTGTGGATACTTCCAAGCACTTCATTTTCCCTGTTCGCACGCATTGGCATGCTGTGCTTATTCACGGCTTACATGGCAGCCTTACGTCCACGAGGTATATCGCCTTAGTTCCATTTTCGGTATCTATCAGATGGGATTTACCCCTCCCATTCCAGAGGGTTTCTGGCCACCTTATGCCGGGCCTACCGTTATACCGGATCCGAGTATGAGGCGTGCGAGGGAGGGTCGTCCTAGATCCACAAGAATTCGCACCAACATGGATGAACCAGATCCGAACCGGCCAAAGAGATGTGGCCTCCGCAGGCAGCCAGGTCACACCAGGCGTAGTTGTCCACAAGCCGCAAGTCCCAGCGGGACTGCTGGAAATCAGTAG
- the LOC130970460 gene encoding pyruvate, phosphate dikinase, chloroplastic-like, which translates to MAMSRQRVFTFGKGRSEGNKAMKALLGGKGANLAEMASIGLSVPPGLTISTEACQEYQDNGKKLPDGLWDEILEGLTFVESEMGTSLGNPSKPLLLSVRSGAAISMPGMMDTVLNLGLNDEVVTGLAAKSGERFAYDSYRRFLDMFGDVVMGIPHSLFEEKLKNLKGRKGVKLDTDLIASDLKDVVEQYKNVYLEAKGESFPSDPMQQLELAIKAVFNSWDSPRAIKYRSINKIYGLKGTAVNIQSMVFGNMGTTSGTGVLFTRNPSTGEKKLYGEFLINAQGEDVVSGIRTPEDLEMMKTCMPEAYKELEENCEILEKQYKDMMDIEFTVQENRLWMLQCRSGKRTGKGAVKIAVDMVKEGLVDIRSAIKMVEPRHLDQLLHPQFEDPSAYKDKVIATGLPASPGAAIGQIVFTADDAEAWHAEGKSVILVRTETSAEDVGGMHAAAGILTERGGMTSHAAVVARGWGKCCVAGCSGILVNDTEKVVVVGDKVLREGEWISLNGSTGEVILGKQPLSPPTLSDDLATFMSWADETRHLKVMANVDTPADALTARQNGAQGIGLCRTEHMFFASDERIKAVRLMIVAITPEQRKAAIDLLLPYQRSDFEGIFRAMDGLPVTIRLLDPPLHEFIPQGELHHIVRELTSETGINEEEIFSRIEKLSEVNPMLGCRGCRLGISYPELTEMQVRAIFEAAVSVSNHGIKVLPEIMVPLVGTPQELKHQVSLIRNVAVKVFSETGSSLSYKVGTMIEVPRATLIADEIAEEAEFFSFGTNDLTQMTFGYSRDDVGKFLPIYLSTGILQNDPFEVLDQKGVGQLIKICIEKGRAARPNLEVGICGEHGGEPSSVAFFAKVGLDYVSCSPYRVPIASLAAAQVAVEDGN; encoded by the exons ATGGCGATGTCTAGACAGCGGGTATTCACTTTTGGCAAGGGCAGAAGTGAGGGAAACAAGGCCATGAAGGCCTTG TTGGGAGGAAAAGGGGCGAACCTGGCGGAAATGGCAAGCATTGGGTTATCAGTGCCTCCTGGACTGACCATATCAACAGAAGCTTGTCAAGAGTATCAGGACAACGGCAAGAAGCTACCTGATGGCCTCTGGGATGAGATTCTTGAAGGCCTCACTTTTGTGGAGTCAGAGATGGGAACCTCCCTTGGGAATCCTTCTAAGCCTCTCCTCCTCTCTGTGCGCTCTGGCGCCGCG ATTTCCATGCCTGGAATGATGGACACAGTTCTCAATCTTGGACTCAATGATGAAGTCGTTACTGGCTTGGCTGCAAAAAGTGGAGAGCGCTTCGCTTATGATTCATACAGACGTTTCTTGGACATGTTTGGAGATGTT GTAATGGGTATTCCACACTCATTGTTTGAAGAAAAGTTAAAGAATCTAAAAGGTAGAAAAGGTGTCAAACTTGACACTGATCTAATAGCATCTGATCTCAAGGATGTGGTTGAGCAATACAAGAATGTCTACCTCGAAGCCAAGGGAGAAAGTTTTCCTTCAG ATCCAATGCAGCAGCTAGAATTAGCGATTAAAGCAGTTTTCAACTCTTGGGATAGCCCAAGGGCCATTAAGTACAGGagtattaataaaatatatgggCTAAAGGGAACCGCTGTGAACATTCAAAGCATGGTGTTTGGCAACATGGGCACTACTTCAGGAACTGGCGTCCTGTTCACGCGAAATCCAAGCACCGGCGAAAAGAAACTCTATGGGGAGTTTCTGATTAATGCTCAG GGAGAGGATGTAGTTTCCGGAATCAGGACACCTGAGGATTTGGAGATGATGAAAACTTGCATGCCGGAAGCTTACAAAGAACTTGAGGAGAACTGTGAAATATTGGAGAAGCAATACAAGGATATGATG GATATTGAGTTCACTGTTCAAGAAAATAGGTTGTGGATGTTGCAGTGCCGAAGTGGAAAACGTACTGGTAAAGGTGCCGTCAAAATAGCTGTTGATATGGTTAAGGAAGGACTTGTTGATATTCGTTCTGCAATCAAGATGGTAGAGCCACGCCATCTTGATCAACTTCTTCACCCTCAG TTTGAGGATCCATCTGCTTACAAGGACAAAGTGATTGCCACGGGCTTGCCTGCTTCCCCTGGAGCTGCAATAGGGCAGATTGTGTTCACTGCTGATGATGCAGAGGCATGGCATGCAGAAGGAAAGAGTGTCATATTG GTGAGGACAGAGACAAGTGCAGAGGATGTTGGCGGTATGCATGCAGCTGCTGGGATCTTGACAGAGAGAGGTGGTATGACATCTCATGCTGCCGTTGTAGCCCGCGGATGGGGAAAGTGTTGTGTGGCTGGCTGCTCTGGTATACTTGTAAATGACACCGAAAAG GTGGTGGTAGTTGGGGATAAGGTGCTCCGGGAAGGAGAATGGATATCACTTAATGGGTCCACCGGTGAGGTGATACTAGGAAAGCAACCACTTTCTCCTCCAACTCTAAGTGATGATCTGGCAACCTTCATGTCTTGGGCTGATGAAACAAGGCATCTGAAG GTAATGGCAAATGTTGACACACCTGCAGATGCACTAACAGCTAGACAGAATGGTGCCCAAGGAATTGGACTGTGCAGGACCGAACAcatg TTTTTTGCCTCAGACGAGAGGATAAAGGCCGTGAGGTTGATGATAGTAGCCATTACGCCAGAACAGAGGAAAGCCGCAATTGACCTGTTGCTACCTTATCAGAGATCAGATTTCGAGGGGATCTTCCGCGCAATGGACGGTCTCCCGGTGACAATCCGATTGTTGGATCCTCCACTTCATGAGTTTATTCCCCAGGGTGAGTTGCATCACATTGTCAGGGAGCTAACTTCGGAGACAGGTATCAATGAAGAAGAAATCTTCTCTAGGATTGAAAAACTATCAGAAGTGAATCCCATGCTTGGTTGCCGAGGCTGCAG GCTAGGAATCTCATACCCGGAACTAACTGAGATGCAGGTTCGTGCAATCTTTGAGGCTGCAGTTTCAGTGAGTAACCATGGCATTAAAGTTCTGCCGGAAATAATGGTTCCACTTGTTGGTACACCTCAG GAGTTGAAGCACCAAGTGAGTTTAATAAGAAATGTTGCTGTGAAAGTGTTCTCTGAGACGGGTTCCTCTCTAAGCTATAAAGTAGGAACCATGATTGAGGTCCCTAGAGCTACTCTGATTGCAGATGAG ATTGCAGAGGAAGCAGAATTCTTTTCATTTGGAACCAATGACCTTACCCAAATGACATTTGGGTACAGCAGAGATGATGTTGGCAAATTTCTTCCTATTTACCTGTCAACCGGCATTCTGCAGAATGACCCATTTGAG GTACTTGACCAGAAGGGTGTTGGTCAACTCATCAAGATTTGCATAGAAAAGGGACGTGCTGCTAGACCAAACTTAGAG GTTGGAATATGCGGAGAGCATGGTGGTGAACCATCCTCTGTTGCATTCTTTGCTAAAGTTGGTCTTGACTATGTTTCCTGTTCTCCTTATAG GGTTCCAATTGCTAGCCTTGCAGCAGCTCAAGTTGCAGTGGAAGATGGGAATTGA
- the LOC130970469 gene encoding uncharacterized protein LOC130970469 produces the protein MGFESYVVVHNIAKRHNVGTLARSATAFGVSELILVGRRDFNSFGSHGSSAHLRFRHFHSLHDARQFLKEKDFDICGVEITENAMPVNQHPFKKSTAFLLGNEGTGLSAKECEICDFFVYIPQYGGGTASLNVTVAASIVLHHFGVWAGFGERSRDGNKFVVAERPVKQVRRNFCTETEDDIVEERKARRENAANGFFDENENNNSSSNMLDALFVDG, from the exons ATGGGATTTGAGAGTTACGTGGTGGTTCACAACATTGCCAAAAGGCACAACGTTGGCACGCTTGCTCGAAGCGCCACTGCCTTCGGTGTTTCGGAGCTCATCCTAGTCGGTCGCCGTGATTTCAACTCCTTCGGCAGCCATGGCTCCTCCGCCCACCTCCGCTTCCGCCACTTCCACTCCCTTCACGACGCTCGCCAGTTTCTCAAG GAGAAAGACTTCGATATTTGTGGAGTGGAGATCACCGAGAATGCCATGCCCGTGAACCAGCATCCTTTCAAAAAAAGCACGGCTTTCCTACTCGGCAACGAG GGTACAGGCCTTTCTGCTAAAGAATGTGAGATATGTGACTTCTTTGTATATATCCCACAATATGGAGGTGGCACTGCTTCTTTGAATGTTACTGTTGCTGCTTCAATTGTTCTGCATCATTTTGGAG TCTGGGCAGGTTTTGGAGAGAGATCTCGTGATGGGAACAAATTTGTTGTGGCTGAGAGACCTGTAAAGCAGGTTCGACGAAATTTCTGCACTGAAACAGAAGATGATATCGTTGAAGAACGTAAAGCTAGAAGAGAAAATGCTGCCAATGGTTTCTTTGATGAGAACGAAAACAACAATTCATCTTCAAACATGCTTGATGCATTATTTGTTGATGGCTGA